DNA sequence from the Deltaproteobacteria bacterium HGW-Deltaproteobacteria-2 genome:
CCGATCTGGATTACGATTCCTACCGTATGGGCGCCATTTATAACTTCAAGGGCAATAACGTAGCAGGCGAAACCGGTATTCTCCTTTCCTATGATCGCGATGCAACTAATAGAGCAAATTTCAAGCCTACTCATAAGTCCAACATTTACATGATAGCACCGTATGTTAAAACCAAGATTGGACCAGTCACCCTTCAGGCGGAATTAGAGTATGCATGGGGCGACGCGATGAAACTGGAAGATGGAAACACTGACCCCAATGTTAGCTTAAGCGAATTGGGTGTCTTTCTTGATGCCTCTGCCAATTTCGGTATTTTTAACGTAGGCGGTTCCGCTGCTTACATCTCCGGCGATGATCCCGGCACACAGGATAAAGTAGAAGGTGGCTATTATGTTACTGGTGGTTTGGATTGGAATCCCTGCTTAATTCTGTTCAATAATGATTTAAGATTCTGGGCAGGTTGGATCCCCGGTCACGTAGACTCATACGTCAACGACATAATGTACAATGCCTGGTTCTTCCAAGGCAGAGTCGGCGTGAAACCCACTCCCCAGTTGGATGTACTGCTTTCAGCATCTTACGCATTTGCCGATAAGAAACCAGATACTCTTAATACTGGTTACAGCTTTGCTAACGGAACTTACGGAACGGAAATTGACCTTGTCGGAAACTACAAGATTACCAATAACCTGTCCTATATGCTGGGCGTAGGTTATTTGTTCACTGGCGATCTGTTCAAGGGATATGACGATTTACCGTGGGAAATGAGTATCCAGGATAATTTCATTCTCATCAATAAACTGACACTCACGTTCTAAAGAGTGGCTCGCCCCGGCGGATGCTGGGTTTAAACTTTTGACTAAACCCCGGAAGGATGTAAATCCTCCCGGGGTTTAAATTTTGAAGTGCTGGTATCGTGTCCCGTAAATAAATTGTCATATCGACCGAGAGCGAAAATGTCGTTCCATATCCTCCGCTGGCGGAGGTATCCCGATGCGAAATCGGGACGGCGGTGGATAAAGAACTTATTTGTAAATTGAACGAAGATTCTGGCTATATTAACACATCAACACCCTTAATCCCCCGCCAGCGGGGGACACACAAGTACATTATGACAGAAAAGTTAATTGTGAAACAGTCTCTTTGGCCGTTACGACAAGGTCTTATTGAAACGTCACACTAGACGAATTATCTCAGGAGTCCACGACATGTCGGGACGACGTGGGATAATGATTCCCCATCTTAAGAAGCGTAGCGTACTGAAGCTTGCTGGACAAATTCCTAATTCAAGAAATTTCTTGACCGGACATCCGGGCATATTGATACATATTACAATAGTTTAAATCACCTTGACTTTCCTATTATCTTATGTTAGTTTCAACATCAACAATGTTTTGCACTTTTTACGAAAAGTACGTCTCGTAAAAATGCAGAATATTGAAGATGCAGTGGCTTGGAGAAATACCCGTTTCCCCAAAGCAGGTTTTATCCACTCTTTAATTATAAGGAGGAAAGAATGAAGAAATTTTGGTTAGTTTTGTTGTCGCTGGGGCTAGTCATGGCCTTCAGTGTGTCAGCCTTCGCGGTTGACGTCAAGGTCAGCGGCGAATATTATGCCGCTGGAATGTATCTGGACAATACAACATTAAGAAAAACAGCAGAAAATTATTATTATTATGTGCCATCTGGACAAAGCTTAGCACTTGTTGACGGCGGCGGTCCTGCCGGCTACTCCACTGCCTTCTTTTATCAGAGGCTGCGCGTGGGTATGGACTTTATCGTATCCCCCTGCCTGAAACTGGTCACCCGTTTTGATGCCATGGAAAGAATCTGGGGCGGGGCAAGATCAACCCCCGGTTCTTCTGGCAACTTGGGAGGTTTGAGTCAACTCGGGACGTACTCGGATTATGACATGGGCTCAGCAGGAACCACAGCGGAAAATCAAAACATCGCCTTTGACTATGCCTATATTGATTACACTTCTCCCATCGGTCTTTTCAGGGTCGGATATCAGGAGGATGAAGTTTGGGGAACCGTGTTTGCGAATAGCTCGAAACCACTCGGCCGAATTACATACGCTGTGAAAGTCGGTCCATGGACAGGGGTGGCTTATATCGGAAAATTTAAAGACATTAGCTATTCAGCAGTAAACACCAGCGGCATGGGCTCCAACAGAACCGACTCTGATGTGGATCAGTATGTCGTAGCCGGCAACTATTCTTTTAAGGATGGTGCGGTTGGTCTGTTGATAAAACACGTCCGTTCCGCATATGGCAGAGACCTAAGCTCAGTTAGCCCATATGCACCCGGGGTTAAACAACAAATCACTATATTAGACCCCTACGTTAAAGCACAATTCGGTCCGGTCAAAATTCAGGCTGAGGTTCTTTATGGCTTCGGTGATTATATTAAATGGGAAGAAAATCCTGCTGGATCTCCTTTCCCCGATTTTTTATACGAAAATGTGAGACTGGACAATTGGGCCGGCTGGGTTGATGCGACGGCTGATTTAGGTAAGGTTTATGTTGGCGGTAGCGTTGCTTTTGTTTCCGGTGATGACGGGGCAACCAAAGGTGCAAAAGAAGGTGGTATAATAACAGGAGGAACCGATTGGAATCCCTGTTTGATTCTGTTTAACTTTGATCGTTATTACTGGGCTGGATCGCTGCCTGGTTACACAGGAACCCAAAATCCAAACCTGAAAGATTTTACTTTAAAAACAGATGACTCAGGAATGACCAATGCCTGGTTACTCCAGGGCAGAATTGGTGTGAAACCGACACCACAGTGGGATATTGTGGCTTCACTTTCTCACGCGTTCGTTGATAAGAAACCTGTTTTCAACAACGGTTATTACCCTCCTGCAAGCGTGCCTCCTACTACTGTAGGTTTAGGTGGTAATCCTACCCAAGCTACCAACGGCACTTACGGTACGGAAATTGATATTACCGCTACTTACAAAATCACCAATAACCTGACCTACATGCTGGGCGCAGGTTATCTCTTCACCGGTGATTATTTTAAAGGTACCACAAACAACGATGTTACAGATGACTACATGCTACTCAACAAACTTACTCTTAGCTTCTAAGAGAGCTTTAGTTTAACCTTTAAACCAACCCCCGGAAGGATGCAAATCCTCCCGGGGGTTTTTTAATGAGCCTTGATTTTTCGAAACGTAGTGAACGAAAAATCTTAGAGCGAATTATCCCAGGAGCGTAGCGACGCGGGATAATGAAATCCCCAAGCATCAGAAGCGCAGCGCACTGAGGCTTGCTGGACGAATTATTCCAGGAGTCCACGACATGTCGGAACGACGTGGGGAGTGAAACTCTAATTCAGAAAGTGAAACATATCGGAATTGGATAGTCGAGCTATCCCCGAAGCGCGGCGTAGCGGGATAAAGAGAATCTTCAGAAACGAAGTGCGCTGAAGATTGATGATCGAACTATCCCAGGAGCAAAGCGTATTGAATTTTTTTGTACGAACTGTCCATTGTGCAAAGCAAAGAGATATACTCCCCACGGATAGACTGTACTATCCTGCGTAAGCAAAGATAGTAACCTTTCCTTCTCGTTGATATCATACTGTGTCATGTTTGATACAATATTTCCTTGACACGCAGAATTGTTTTTCATATACTCCCCCCGCAAAAGAATTTGTTATTAATCTTTTCATAGAAATAAGATATTTAGAAGTCAGAGTCGCTTTTAGAAAATACCCGTTTTTTAAAAGCATAAATTGTTAACTCTTTTTTTATTAAGGAGAAAAGAATGAAGAAATTTTGGTTGGTTTTGTTGTCACTGGGGCTGGTCATGGCCTTCAGTGTGTCAGCCTTAGCGGTTGACGTCAAGGTTAGCGGTGAATATTATGCCGCCGGATTGTATTTAAATAAAACTAGTGTAATGGATGAATGGGTTAATTCTAGCGGTGTGACAATCTATAACTACTCTCCCAGCACAGCTTTCTTTTACCAGAGATTGCGCGTGGGTACGGATTTTGTCGTATCTCCCTGCCTGAAATTGGTCACCCGTTTTGATGCTATGGAAAGAATCTGGGGCGGTGCCAGAAGCAGTACAGGAACAACTCTGGCTGTGGATTCAGCGGGAACCCGTGCAGAAAATGAAAACATCGCGGTTGACTGGACCTATATTAATTACGTAGCGCCTGTCGGTACTTTTGACGTCGGTTATATGAATTCCGGAGCCACGGGAACAATATTCGGCAACAGTGCTGTCCCCGCAGGAAGAATAAAATATTATTCTCCCCTTATCAAAGATGCCATAAACATTAATGCCGATATTACAAAAACAACTGACAAGAGCGCCTCGGCCGTTACTTCTGCAAGCGCCACGGATTTAGATAAAGATGCGTATGCAATTGAAGGTGTTTACAACTTCAAAAACGATAAGGCATCGGGCAAGGCGGCCTTTAAAATCGTTTACACTCGTGATGCTACAAAAAGAGTTTCAGACGAATATAAACAAACTTATTTCACGTTTACACCATGGGCCATTGCCAAAATCGGACCTGTGGCTTTACAGGCGGAAATCAACTGGGCAACGGGCAACTACAGCGAATTTGATACTACCGCATCGGATGTTAAACTGGATAATTTGAGCGCTTTCGTTGACGCCACAGCCACTTTCGCTCCCATCTATGTTGGCGGCACGTTTGCTTATGTATCCGGCGACGATCCGGGAACTACGGATAAAAAAGAAGGCGGCTCCCTTAAAGGCGGCTACGACTGGAATCCCTGTTTGATCATGTTTAATTACTACGATACGGCCAACTGGGTTGGCACTATTTACGGCTACGAAAGCTCCGCAGTCAATGGCGGGATGAACAATGCCTGGTTCTTCCAGGGCAGAGTTGGTGTAAAACCCACTCCTCAGTTGGATGCCATGCTTTCAATTTCTTACGCAACAGCCGACAAGAAACCGTCAGGTTACGCCCATAGCACTTACGGTACGGAAGTTGACCTTACCGGCACTTACAAGATCACCAATAACCTGTCCTATATGCTGGGAATCGGTTATCTCTTTACCGGTGATTATTTCAAAGGTTTCGATACAAATGCAAACATTGCTTCAACATCAATTAGCAATGATTTCATTCTCATCAACAAACTTACTCTTACTTTCTAGGAGAGTAGTTGTTTAATTTTCATATTGCCCCCGGGGGAAAAGACGTTCTCCCGGGGGTAATTTTTTCATTACCCCTCCAAAAATGTAATTGACAAAACATTCTCCGTCATATTATCGATTCTGAAAGAAGTATAAAGGAGGAAAGAATGAAGAAATCTTGGTTAGTTTTGTTGTCACTGGGGCTGATCATGGCCTTCAGCGTGTCGGCTTTCGCGGTTGACGTCAAGGTTAGCGGTGAATATTATGCCGCTGGGATGTATTTGAATAAAACCAGTTTAAATGATACCATTAATCAGGATGATGGTTATCCGGGATTGAGCACAGCCTTCTATTTTCAGAGACTGCGCGTCGGAACAGATTTCGTAGTATCTCCCTGTCTGAAACTGGTCACTCGTTTTGACGCTTTGGAAAGAATCTGGGGCGGAGCGAGAAGTTCAACCGACACAACTGCGGATATAGATTCGGCAGGCACCCGTGCGGAAAATGAAAACATCGCCGCTGACTGGGCTTATATTAACTATGTATCGGCCATTGGCGCTTTTGATGTTGGTTATATGAATTATGGAACCACGGGAACAATCTTCGGCAACAGTTCTGTACCCGCTGCGCGGATAAAATATTATTCCAACCCCATTATGAATTCCATAAAAGTTAACGCTGATTTTACAAAAGTAGGCGATAAGAGCTATTCGGCCGTTAATTCATCAGCAACATGGACGGATGCGGATAAAGATGCGTATGCCATTGAAGGAGTTTATTCATGGAAAGACGGCAAGGCGGCTGTGAAAATTATTTACTACCGTTATGCCGATACAAAACCAAGTACTAACTATATAAAAAATTATTTTCTTTTCACGCCTTATGTCATTGCTAAAGTCGGTCCTGTAAATATACAGGCGGAACTTAACTACGCCACCGGCGATGACAGTAACTATGACAACATAGCTGCTGGCGATGATGTTAAACTCGAACAAATCAGCGGATGGGTTGATGCGACCGCTAATTTCGGTATGTTCAATGCTGGCGGCACCGTTGCTTATGTATCCGGCGATGATCCCAATACAACAGATAAGAAAGAAGGTGGTACTCTCACCGGCGGTGTTGATTGGAATCCCTGTCTGATTCTATTCAACAATGACATTAACTACTGGGTAGGCAGACTCTCCGGTTATGATGGTTCAGTTGCTAGCGGCAAAATGACCAATGCCTGGTTCTTTCAGGGCAGAGTTGGTGTAAAACCAACCCCTCAGTTGAGTGCTATGCTTTCAGTTGCTCATGCAATGGCCGATAAGAAACTGGCGAGTTACGCTAATGGCACCTACGGTACGGAAATTGATCTTGCCGGCACTTATAAAATCACTGACAACCTGTCCTATATGCTGGGCATTGGTTATTTATTTACCGGTGATTACTTCAAGGGTTCTGATAACCCGAGCTACGAACTTGTTGATGATTACATTCTTGTCAACAAACTTACTCTTACTTTCTAGGAGAGTAGTTGTTTAATTTTCATATTACCCCCGGGAAAAAAGACGTTCTCCCGGGGGTAATTTTTTCATTACCCCTCCAAAAATGTAATTGACAAAACATTCTCCGTCATATTATCAAAACAAAGGAGGAAAGAATGAAGAAACTTTGGTTAGTTTTGTTGTCGCTGGGGTTGATCATGGCCTTCGGTGTGTCAGCCTTCGCGGTTGACGTTAAGGTTAGCGGTGAATATTATGCCGCCGGAATGTATTTAAACAAAGTCGGGGTTGACGAGCATCCCGGTGACGAGCAAATAAGCACAGCGTTCTTTTTTCAGAGACTGCGCGTCGGAACCGATTTTGTCGTATCTCCCTCACTAAAGCTGGTTACCCGTTTTGATGCCATGGAAAGAATCTGGGGCGGCGCCAGATCAAATCCTCAAGATTATGATATGTGGCAATCTGCAGGGACTTATGCGGAAAACGAAAACATTGCTTTCGACATTGTTTATATTGATTACAATTCTCTCATAGGCCGATTTCAGATTGGTTATATGCCGGATTATGTCTGGGGAACCGTTTTCAACAATTGGTCCACTCATCCCACCGGACAAATTAAATACTCAGTACCAGTCGGGCCATTTACTCTTATCGCCATTTACGCAAAAGAATGGGATAACAGCTACAGCGCTCTGAATTCTTCATACACTGAGGATACTGATGTGGATGCGGATTCCTACCGGATTGGCGGAATATACAAATTCAACACCGATAAGGTCAAGGGTGAAACCGGTATTCTTTTCGGATACGACCGCGACGCGACAGACAAAACCGACGGCTATCCCGACGCCTATCTGAGACGCGGATATTATATTCAGCCTTATTTCAAGGTCAAGGTCGGACCGGTTGATCTTCAGGGTGAAGTCGGTTATGAATTCGGAGATTACAAATGGGAAGATAACTCACCTAATACCAATGTGAACATCAGTGCACTTAGTGTCTTTCTTGATGCCACCGCCAATTTAGGCATGTTTTATGCGGGAGGATCCTTTGCTTATGTCTCCGGTGATGATCCCGGCACAGCAGATAAACTGGAAGGTACTTATGGAGCCGGTTTGGATTGGAATCCCTGCCTGATTCTTTTTAACAATGATGTTCTTGGTTACTGGTTAGGCGGTGTTTACGGACACACCAGTACACAAGTCAGCGGCCCGATGAACAATGCCTGGTTCTTCCAGGGCAGAATCGGTATGAAGCCCACTCCGCAGTGGGATCTCATGCTGGCAGTATCCTATGCGACAGCTGATAAAAAAGTGTCTGGCTTCGGAATTGATATTAACGAAGTTGCCAACGGCACCTACGGTACGGAAATTGACCTTGTCGGTACTTATAAAATTACCAATAACCTGTCCTATATGCTGGGCGTGGGTTATCTCTTTACCGGTGATTACTATAAAGGTGTGGACCGGCCAGTTGACAACATTGTTGACGACTACATGCTCATCAATAAGCTTGTCCTTAGTTTCTAAGAGAAAAGTTTCTTAAATTTCAAATTACCCTCGGGAGGACGAACCTTCCGGGGGTAATTTTTTTGACTAATCCTCATAAAATGTGATAAACAAATCACCACAGTGATTTATATAATACATTGTTGGAAGTACTAAGATAAAGATTTAATAAAGGAAGTCCCCCCATCAACAAGATTTACGGAAATACAACAGGTTTACGCGCCGCGCAAATAAAACAGATTGAACGCCTCGGCCACAAAGGCATCCCGCCGGAAAATATCATAACTAACGATCTGGCCCGGCAATTATCTTCTATCTCCCGTGAAATCAACCGGCAAATCGGCTTGCTCATCAGCCGCAAGGGCGAAATCAGTTCCGTTATCGTCGGCGATCATAAAAGTATTTTAATTCCTAATCTGGACGGATTTCGTTCTTCCTCTCTGCGCTTTAAAGGATTGCGGCTGATTCACACGCATTTAAACGGCGAAGAACTTTCGGACGAGGATTTAACAGACTTGTCCCATCTGCGGCTGGATCTTATCGGCGCGCTGGAAGTCAAGCAGGAAGGCTCTCCCGGCGTGATACACTGGGCGCATCTCATCGCAGAAAATCCAGATGGAGACTACTGGCTGATTATGAAGCCCGAAGAACCGCACCGGCTGCAGATAAATTTTCTTTCCTTCATTCAGGCACTGGAAGATGAGTTTGCAAGGAAACAGAAAGCACGGAAAATTGACGCGGTGGAAAAAGCCATTCTTCTGCGTGTGGAGAAGAATCCGCTCGCCGGAGCTGAAACATCGCTTGCGGAACTGGCCCAACTGGCGCGCACATGCGGCGTCGAAGTTTTTGATTCCATCGTGCAGTATCGTCCTCAACCCGACCCTAAATTCATGGTCGGACGGGGAAAGCTATCCGCCATCGATCTGAGGGCTTCGCAAATCGGCGCCAACATGCTCATCTTCGACCACGAGCTGACGCCGGCACAGGCGCGTTCCATCAGCAATTTTACCGGCTTGAAAATAATTGACCGTACTCAGGTCATTCTGGATATCTTCGCGCGGCGCGCGCACAGCCGCGAAGGAAAAATTCAGGTGGAACTGGCGCAGCTCAGATACCGCCTGCCGCGCCTGACTCATGTGGATACTTCCCTTTCCCGTCTGGCCGGCGGCATCGGTGGCATTGGTCCGGGCGAAACAAAACTGGAAATTGACCGCCGCCGCATCCGCGAG
Encoded proteins:
- the hflX gene encoding GTPase HflX; translation: MNKIYGNTTGLRAAQIKQIERLGHKGIPPENIITNDLARQLSSISREINRQIGLLISRKGEISSVIVGDHKSILIPNLDGFRSSSLRFKGLRLIHTHLNGEELSDEDLTDLSHLRLDLIGALEVKQEGSPGVIHWAHLIAENPDGDYWLIMKPEEPHRLQINFLSFIQALEDEFARKQKARKIDAVEKAILLRVEKNPLAGAETSLAELAQLARTCGVEVFDSIVQYRPQPDPKFMVGRGKLSAIDLRASQIGANMLIFDHELTPAQARSISNFTGLKIIDRTQVILDIFARRAHSREGKIQVELAQLRYRLPRLTHVDTSLSRLAGGIGGIGPGETKLEIDRRRIRERIHRLEKDLKAITKSRRQRSSRREKTGLPIISIVGYTNAGKSTLLNTLTQSSVLVEDKLFATLDTKSARLRFPQDTEAIITDTVGFIRSLPEELFTAFRATLDELLDADILLHVIDASSSQFEEQIAAVEKILEDLEINGKPTIRVLNKSDRVADKEMLQNLCRRLDAVAVSALDKRTLFVLMEKIESQLSVNHPFSAR